One region of Phoenix dactylifera cultivar Barhee BC4 unplaced genomic scaffold, palm_55x_up_171113_PBpolish2nd_filt_p 000294F, whole genome shotgun sequence genomic DNA includes:
- the LOC103723659 gene encoding cytochrome b6-f complex iron-sulfur subunit, chloroplastic isoform X1, translating into MACTTLSAAAAPSQQLCSGKNGAFSPSQALLCKPEKGLCLGRGRIGRITCQATSISADRVPDMGKRQLMNLLLLGTLSLPTVAMLVPYGSFFVPPGSGGEGGGVVAKDALGNDVIAAEWLKIHGPGDRTLTQGLKGDPTYLVVENDKTLATYGLNAVCTHLGCVVPWNAAENKFICPCHGSQYNNQGKVVRGPAPLSLALVHVDIDDGKVLFVPWVETDFRTGEDPWWA; encoded by the exons ATGGCTTGCACCACTCTCTCAGCTGCTGCCGCCCCTTCTCAG CAGCTTTGCTCTGGGAAAAATGGGGCCTTTTCACCATCCCAAGCTCTTCTATGCAAGCCTGAGAAAGGGCTGTGCTTGGGGAGGGGGAGGATTGGGAGGATCACTTGCCAGGCGACGAGCATTTCTGCAGACAGAGTGCCAGACATGGGCAAGAGGCAGCTGATGAACCTTCTTTTGCTGGGAACCTTGTCGCTGCCCACTGTGGCGATGTTGGTCCCCTATGGCTCCTTCTTTGTTCCCCCTGG TTCGGGAGGAGAAGGTGGGGGAGTCGTTGCAAAAGATGCTCTTGGAAATGATGTTATTGCAGCTGAATGGCTTAAAATTCATGGTCCTGGTGATAGAACACTTACCCAAGGGTTAAAG GGTGATCCTACTTATCTTGTCGTGGAGAATGACAAAACTCTTGCAACCTATGGCCTAAATGCTGTCTGCACCCACCTTGGTTGTGTTGTTCCATGGAATGCAGCTGAGAACAAGTTTATTTGCCCTTGCCATGGATCCCAGTACAACAACCAAGGCAAAGTTGTAAGAGGGCCTGCACCATTG TCCCTGGCTTTGGTTCATGTGGACATTGATGACGGAAAAGTTTTATTTGTACCATGGGTTGAAACTGATTTCAGAACAGGGGAAGATCCATGGTGGGCTTAA
- the LOC113461040 gene encoding protein LIFEGUARD 4-like, producing the protein MWNHPPYWKDGDVESGPQALYPTMLESPELRWAFIRKIYAILTFQMLLTVAVAAAVVSVRPISHFFVSSGTGLGFYIFLIILPFIGQV; encoded by the exons ATGTGGAACCACCCGCCATATTGGAAGGACGGGGACGTGGAATCCGGTCCCCAGGCGTTGTACCCGACGATGCTGGAGAGCCCGGAGCTCCGGTGGGCGTTCATCCGGAAGATCTACGCCATCCTGACCTTCCAGATGCTGCTCACCGTCGCAGTCGCCGCCGCCGTCGTCTCTGTTCGCCCCATCTCCCACTTCTTTGTCTCCTCCGGCACCGGCCTCGGCTTCTACATCTTTCTTATCATTCTCCCATTCATCG GACAAGTGTAA
- the LOC103723659 gene encoding cytochrome b6-f complex iron-sulfur subunit, chloroplastic isoform X2 — MWPRQDQPFPIDQHAILSSHSSLISPIDKKKSKEAHLQTCGEEAPSIPMACTTLSAAAAPSQLCSGKNGAFSPSQALLCKPEKGLCLGRGRIGRITCQATSISADRVPDMGKRQLMNLLLLGTLSLPTVAMLVPYGSFFVPPGSGGEGGGVVAKDALGNDVIAAEWLKIHGPGDRTLTQGLKGDPTYLVVENDKTLATYGLNAVCTHLGCVVPWNAAENKFICPCHGSQYNNQGKVVRGPAPLSLALVHVDIDDGKVLFVPWVETDFRTGEDPWWA, encoded by the exons ATGTGGCCACGGCAAGACCAACCGTTTCCTATCGATCAACACGCGATCCTATCATCTCACTCATCTCTCATTTCTCCCATAGATAAAAAGAAATCTAAAGAAGCTCATCTCCAAACTTGCGGAGAGGAAGCTCCATCCATTCCCATGGCTTGCACCACTCTCTCAGCTGCTGCCGCCCCTTCTCAG CTTTGCTCTGGGAAAAATGGGGCCTTTTCACCATCCCAAGCTCTTCTATGCAAGCCTGAGAAAGGGCTGTGCTTGGGGAGGGGGAGGATTGGGAGGATCACTTGCCAGGCGACGAGCATTTCTGCAGACAGAGTGCCAGACATGGGCAAGAGGCAGCTGATGAACCTTCTTTTGCTGGGAACCTTGTCGCTGCCCACTGTGGCGATGTTGGTCCCCTATGGCTCCTTCTTTGTTCCCCCTGG TTCGGGAGGAGAAGGTGGGGGAGTCGTTGCAAAAGATGCTCTTGGAAATGATGTTATTGCAGCTGAATGGCTTAAAATTCATGGTCCTGGTGATAGAACACTTACCCAAGGGTTAAAG GGTGATCCTACTTATCTTGTCGTGGAGAATGACAAAACTCTTGCAACCTATGGCCTAAATGCTGTCTGCACCCACCTTGGTTGTGTTGTTCCATGGAATGCAGCTGAGAACAAGTTTATTTGCCCTTGCCATGGATCCCAGTACAACAACCAAGGCAAAGTTGTAAGAGGGCCTGCACCATTG TCCCTGGCTTTGGTTCATGTGGACATTGATGACGGAAAAGTTTTATTTGTACCATGGGTTGAAACTGATTTCAGAACAGGGGAAGATCCATGGTGGGCTTAA